tcacccctccctatctcagtaatgtcctccagccctacaaccctccgagatatctgcactctactAATTCTGGAGACTTCAGCATCCCCGAGTTTAATTGTTCAATGCATCCTcacaatatatatatatcaatgatttggatttggggaccaaatgtgatatttctaagttcgcagacgacacaaaacgaggtgggaatgtatgttatgaggaagatgcaaagcggcttcaaggagatttgcaaagacataatgagtgggcaagaatgtggcacatGGAATGtaatgggcgacacagtggcgcagtggttagcaccgcagcctcacagctccagcaaacagggatcagttctgggtgctgcctgtgcggagtttgtaagttctcccgtgtctgcgtgggtttccgccgggtgctccagtttcctcccacctccaaaagacttgtaaGTTGGTCATTGGAAATTGCTCttcgtgtcggtaggtggtaggagaatggtggggatatggtagagaatatgagattaatgtagaattagtatgaatgggtggttgttgatcggcacagactcagtgggctgaagggcctgtttcagtgctgtatcgataaataaataaaatgaaaaatgtgaggttattctctTTGGTAGGAGAAATGGATGTGCAGAACTTTTCATAAATGGTAAAGAGATTTGAAAGTGCAGATGTAGAAAGGGACCGgggtccttgtcaataagttactgaaagataacattcagatgcagcaagcaattaggaaggctaatggtgtgttagcatttatcgcaaaaggattttagtgcaggagtagtgaagtcttgcttcaatataACAGAACCTTGGTTCTGGAGCACTGCATGCAGTTTTAGTccttttaccttaggaaggatattaatgGCATATAGGAAGTGCAACaaggattcaccagacttgttcacgggatggtaggactgtcctatgaagagagattgggaaactgggcctgcattctctagaatttcgaagaatgaaaggttatttaattgaaacctacaaaatgctggaagggatagacagagtagttgCAGTAAGATGTttgccctgggtggtgagtctcgaaccagcagacacaatttcaaaataagggggaagccacttaggacagagatgaggagaaatttctttcctcagagggttgtgaatctttggaattctctatcccagagggctgtggaagttcagtcattgggtatgtttaaagtagagattggcagatttctaaatacaaatgacataaagggatatggggatagtgtgggaaaaaggcacgaaaggggatgatcagccatgatcgtgttgaatggtgatgcaggctcgatgggctgaatgacctacaccCGCTCCTCGCTTCCTATATTCTTAGAATCCTactctgccattggtggctgtgccttcagctgccgatgccctaagctctggaagagaagagcagaacatcttcatggtaggcattcctggaagagaagaggcagtgaattaaacactaaaataaaagaaaaatactgcggttgctggaactctgaaatgagaacagaaagtgctggaaacgctcagcaggtctggcagcatctgtgtcgagagaaacagagttaatgtttcagatctctgacccttcatcagaactggtaaaggttagaaatgtaacagtcagtAATTTAAtcactcccctctccgtcccatcatattccttccttcttgttcttcttcccctttcccctctttcacttgctcaaagactgttacatttctaacgtttaccagttctgatgaagggttacagatctgaaacattaactctgtttctatcgatACTGCTgcagccagacctgttgagtatttccggcactttctctactcatctctaagctctggaattctctccctaaaccctaaatacagtaagttgcacagagtccagttttcggGAGTAcagcttgtacagagtactaaatacagtaaGGTTCATGAGTGACCGAATTTTAAGAGATCTAAGAGTTAAACTCTTTCCAAAATTTAATTATTTtctttttacatttagcatttcacttaattttaagctgaacttgtagtttctttcacattctttttgtgagagctggacagttaattgatgctcatggaataggagggtcagtgtcagtttggattttaaaaaactggcttaatgccagaaaacagtgagttgtggcaaATAGTTGTTCTTCAGACTGGAAGAAGATAAAGAGTGGTGTTCCCCAACGCTCAATGCTAGGAACACTGCTTTTTGTTCTGATATCTAAAAATAAATTGGATATTttaatacagagcaaaatttcacaatttgctgatgatacggaacttggaggcggggcagacaGTGAGTTGGATACCAATTGATGCAACACGACATTGATAGgctataaggtcacctctcattctgctaaactccaatgaataaaggcctaacctgttcagtcgCTCTTGATAAGAcatacccttcatcccaggaatcagcctagtgaaccttttctgaactgcctccaatgctagtatatccttctttaaagacggggaccaaaactgtacgcagtactccagatgtggcctcaccaacaccctgtgaagttgtaacaggacttccctatttttaaattctaaccccctagtaataaaggccagaattccatttgccttcctaattacttgctgcacctgtgtgctaactttctgtgtttcatgcacaagaacagccAGATCCCTttatactgcagtattttgtagtctttctccatctaaataataatctgcctttttattcttcctaccaaattggattacctcacactttgccacattgaacaccatctgtcaaatttttgcccactcacttaacctaccaatatccctttgcagattctttgtgtcctcatcacaacatgccttcccccgAATTTAGTattgtcagaaaatttggatacactacactctgtcccttcctccacgtcattaatgtagataggaaATAGTTGAAGCccaaggaccgatccttgtggaatcccactagttacggctttccaagctgaataagacccattgatcccgactctctgccttcggtaTGTTTGCCAATCATCAATCTATGCCAACACTTTACCCccgataccctgagctcctattttgtccaataaccttttatgtggcacctcaccaaacgccttctggaaatccaaatacactacatctaccagttccagtttatccactctgcttgttatatcctcaaagaactcaaacaaatttgtcaaacttaatttccctttcatgaaacaatgttgactctgtttgattgcattatgtttttctaaatgtcctgctatttcttccttaataatggactgtagcattttcccaatgactgatgtgaagataactggtctatagtttcctgctttctgtctccctgctttcttgaataggggtgtcagattagtggttttccaatccgctggtaccctatcgGAATCCAGtacgttttggtatattatgaccaatgcctccactatctctgcagccacctcttttaaaacccttgggtgcaggccatcaggtcctagtgacttgtctgcctttagttccatcagtttgcccagcaccttttccctcgtgttaAAGatagttacaagttcctccctcccatttacaccttgcttatCTATTATTGTTGTGTTGTTTATAGTTTCCCTGTTCCCTGCTATtaattccccatcctcatcctctaagggtcccatccTTACTTTAGCtagtctcttccttttaatatacccgtaggagctgttactgtttgtttttatttttcttgccaatttactctcacaatcaattttctccctctttattagtttttttgtcatccgttgctggtttctaaaagcttcccaatcctctggcctaccactcgttttcgccgctttgcacattgtacgcctttgcttttgatttgatactctccttaacttcctttgttatccacgggttatTCCATGGGTCCATCGttctcttccagtccttccttctgactgtaatacatgtttgctgagtgttatcagatatctgcttaaaagtctgccactgctcatctgctgactttccctgtaggctatcttcccagcccgctttagacaactctgtcATCATATCTCTGTAATTGCCCTAGTTTAAGctaaagacactggtttgagacccgagttgatcaccctcaaactgaatttgaaattctgccaTGTTATGATTGTTTCCCCATAAAGGATCCttgactacgagatctcttattaatcctacctcattacacaataccaaatctaaaatagcctgttccctggtaggttctgcaacatattgctctaagtaacaatccctaagGCACTCTACAGATTCGTCtaacatgctacccttgccaatttaatttgtccagtctatatgcagattaaaatcacccatgataattgcagtgcccttcttacacacctccgttATTtcatgattaatatcttgtccgacagagaggcaactctttgggggccaATGGGCCACTCCCACTTCTTTCTCTTGCTATGCCTTATTTCtaaccaaactgattctgcatcatgatctattacacctatatcattactcgcaactgcactgatcccttcctttaatagcaaagctccgccacttccttttcctttctgaGTATTCTTCCGGaatattgaatatccttgaacattgagattccagacCTGGTCATCCTGCATCcaggtctcagtgatagctatcaaatcatactaATTTATTtccatctgtgccgtcagctcatctatctttttACAAATGCTAcatgtattcagataaagagccttaagctttgacgttTTACCATTTTCACCtaatctggttctaatttctgctgcactcttgtgcttgtattctctgtcctttcctgtcactctctgattaatgtatgttcattcactatcctgcacctctgctctctcattactttttgACTTCTTAacattcccttcaattgaaccctccgcccccacccccactatttacgttaatgccttatctacaacccgagtcatccgattcgccaggacactggtccaggcatggttcaagtgaagcctttcctaatggaacagctctctcattccccagtactggtgccatgagtcggaacccatttctcccacaccgatctttgagccacacatttacctctctaatcttatttaccctatgccaattagcacgtggctcaggtagtaatccggaaatTATCACCTTTGTGGTtcagctttttaatttggccccgagctgctcatagtccctcagcagaacctctttcccagtcttacctatgtcgttggtacctacgtggaccacaacaactggatcttttccctcccactccaagttcttctccagccctgaagagatgtccttaaccttggcaccaggtagacaacacagccttcgggactctctattttgctgcagagaacattaTCTATACCCCGAACTATGCTAGCCCCGATGACaactatatttctcttttctccccccacttgaatggcgctctgaaccacggtgctgtggtcagtttactcatcctccctgcagcctatgCCCTCATCCTCACTGGGAGCAAGAACTGCGCACCTATTGGATATGGGCACTGGCTGcgactcctccaaagctaaattctggacccCCATATCTGACTCACTCGCAGTCATATGctcctgtccctgaccagagtctagaatggatgtaattaatctaaggggcgtGATTGTCTCCAGAAACACCATGCCCAGATAACTTTCccactccctgatgtgtcacagtgtatgCAGCTCAGACTCAAGCTcatcaattctgagctgaagtacctcgaacagccaacacttgctgcagatgtggtcactgtggatcacaccagggtccaccagcttccacatgctaCAGCTGAAACACATCGTCTGCCCAGACATCTCTATGCTATTTAATTAAATAATTTGGATCAAAGTATTTAAGAAAAATAAACTATttgagtgtactcttaacctgtaatgacatcgcctgatttaaatcacttggccaaaaccaaAATAAAAAAACAAGAACTAAACAACACAAGGCACGGAAGAAATAACCATCAATCACTTACCAGCCCTCCTCTGACGTCACACTTCAATTTCTTTTTCTGGTCAAGCAGTTGCACTGAACAGAACAAAGCGCTCTCACCGCCGCCGCTGCTTCTGTTGTCGAgcctcgctctctgctccttttataccccggctcatctcaccaccgccgctgctgcttctggtgagAGGACAGCCAGGGCagtgggaaaggatagttcatgtgtaagctcactggagggcaaggtcacaaatgagttataattcacaggactcagatgagaacattactggaacagcatacaggaaaatgctgatgaacatgtacactgagatactttatccattgacaggcctgtcagacagtctgttgtcactgtcaaggaacatggaggggtCCGACTCCAATATAGCACAGGACACTTCACAGAGCTTGATACCCAATCTTTCGCCTTCGGAAGTGGTGACTAACTTCATGAAAGCACTCGCGGACCCAGTCGTGAGAAAGCATCTGGTGACCATTGTTTCTGCAGCACAGGTGGCCAAcatccaaagtctcagtgctgcagtgaaatCTCAGACTGAGTTCATCAGATCCATGCTTGGTGCCTTGCAGGATCAGACTGTTGCCACCATGGCTGTTGATCTCAGTGTTTAAAGggctttgcaggctctcacagcagtatagcattctgtgatccagtagagtactaggattgctgaggtgtcgccccgtgggagtgacagtgtctcagtGGAGCCTggtcctgctctcctctctcaggatgacagtatttgttctcccttcactgtcactccaccagtatcctttctgttacccatcagccagcccaggctgctgctgcctatgtggAGGTGATTCTGTTCGAATCCGATCCCTGTACGCCTAGAACTGCTCGAGGCttcctgcaaggccatcttcatttcccccagtgaaagtcagcagtcttccatgcAGCAgtaactggggaaacactgtgtaggagcactgggcacGTCGAGGGAAACCGCAAGACATGCActcagggaatacacaagggtgaaaagTTTTTgtaattggaagtgttgttggataaagatgttaatgaaatgtTTTTTATTGGTGCTTTTTATTGCATGATAGTGACCAAGGGGAACTGTGattgggcgtctcagatgggtgtaatggtagagaatgggggatccatggtgggaaagggaagttgtcctatgggaactggaatcttatcaGGGACTGTCTGACAGCCTCTCCAGGTTTAAatgatccaggaaatatcctccctgcctcctcctcctcctgaggtgacctccggattcctggtgccaatgcctgtgtcctcatgatggtgatgatatgaagggtgtagcagaacaccatgaacttggtcaCCTGTTCCAGTGTGTACTGAGGGCTCTGTTcgagcggttcaggcattggaagcattgcttcatcacaccgatggtctgttccaccatgttcctggtgacgccattactcacgttatacacatgttaattgtgtgatgttggttagcggtgggaggtggtttgaggGTGTAGAAACATTAGCTGTGTCTAGCGGTGACTTCCCTTTGTCTCCGAGCGGCCACATGCTGGTTCTCCATGGAGGCCAAAACTTTGGGAACGGCTGGCTGTTTCTGAATGAAGGTCTCATTCACCATCAtgttgtactgggcatgctcacctcCCAACTGTAGGGCTGAGATTTctttcatttcctgtacctctccccattgacatggtggCCTGGCAGAGCCAGCTACACTATAGGGAAGCCGGCTTTCCTGAAAAAGCCATGAGGCCTCTCATCCTCCTTCTCTTGGTCCTAAAACCTCATCACGCTTACTTTGCGCATTGGGCTCCAGCAATGCATGTGGTTCCAGGCCTGTTATAGTACTGGCAGTTGGTCGCACGCTCTGAATGGCCAAGTGAATCTCCTACACTTATCTGGAGTCTGGGACTCCAGCAATGGTCCAGGGCCCATGATTGGAATGGTACCCGCCCCCTGACCAATCCCAGTGACCCCAAACCACTTACCTGATGTACAGACTCTCCAGCAGTGGGCGTGTATCCAGACCTGGTGAAGAGACAGCAGTGCAGCCGCTACCTACCTGGCCCTGGCTGTTGCGCCACACTTATCTGAGGTCTAGGGCACCTGCATTGAGCCTGGTCCCAGAtctggtgtagtaccagcagtgtcgCACACTCCCTGACCGGTCCCCATACAGCCCCACACTTATTTGGTGTCCAGGACTCCAGCGATCTTCCAGGTCCCAGAACTGCAGTCGATCCAGCAGGAGCATCCACTCCCTGAGTGGATCTCGATACCTCAAAACAATTACCTGGAGATTGGAGGGGCTCCAGCAATTGCCCTGGGCCCAGCGCTGTGCATCACTGGCAGTGGCCCCAACTCTGTTCAACTGGCCCCGGAGTTCTCAGCGCACTTACTGGGGACCAGTGCTCGAGTGATAATCCCTGTCTCCGGCTTCGTGTAGGACTGCCACTGCCGCCCATTCTCTAACTTTACACGGCAACCCCGCCACGCCTAATTTGTGTTCGGGACCTCAGTGATGGTCCTGATCCCAGGCCTGATGTATTACTGGCGGTGAACACCACTAGCTGAGTGGCACAGTGTCTTCGATACACTTAACTTGTGTCCTGGGCTCCAGCGAAGGTCTTCCTTGCCGGTATGGTGTATTAGCTTCAATGACACCCACTGACTTATTGGCCCCAGCAACCACGTAACACCTATCTGAGGTCCAGGGTCTCCAGCAATGGTCCTGCTGCATTACTAACAGTGTGGCAACTCGACCACTGGCCCCAACAGCCTCGTTCACACGCCCGAGGTCCAGGCTCTCCAGGAATTGTCCTCGTCCCAGGTCTGGTATAGTACTGACAGTGGTCCTACTCACAATTGCCTCGGTGTCCTCGGTACACTGTCAGTATAGTACTGACAGTGGTCCTACTCCCAATTGCCTCGGTGTCCTCGGTACACTTAGCTGGGGTCCAGGTCTCTTGTCATGGTCCTGGTCTCAAGCCTATTGTTTGAACGGCAGTGGCCCCtacgagctgactggccctgggtgtccttgccaaactCACATTGGTTTTACAGCTCCAGCGATGGTGCTGCATCCAGGCCTGACGTAGTATTGCTAGTTCCATTACTCCCGGTGGCTTTGCCAATGTTACTGAGCTGCTGGCCATCTGATTGTTCAGCAGGGATGTGAACGATGGCCCAGGCAGTTAACTGTCCCAACGCCACTGAAATGCGCTGTTTCTTGGTTCTGAATTGCCAAGACAGGGTTCCCCTCATATTTTCGGCCCGCCGTCAGGACCCCCACAGGCTGTATTAAATTCAGCTGCCTATCTCCAGCTGAAATCCGTGTCACTCGCCAATAATTAGATACACACCGAATATGGTAACCCATGTATAAATGTCAATCCAAACTCCTTCAACCTGTTGTATTTTACTTCCAACATGATCTATAATTTTCTGTTAATTTCCCTTATTTATAGTTaatttagtgacgattgagattatttgtttcattgattttttttgTGGCCTCATTCCCTATCATTGTTTTAAAATAATTGAATTGAATTCTGTGCTGCTTGTCagaggtgagggaatctctcagtctaTTCAACATTTAACTTTCAATACAggagcaaagtgctgcagatgcttaaaatctgaaataaaaacagaaaatgttggacatattcagtaggtcaggcagcatctgaggagagagaaacagagttaatgtttcagatcagaccTGGAAGAGATTAGAGgtggaacagtttttaaaccatAAACGGAAATGAGGGAGGGGAGGATTATGAtttacattgagtttaataatttcaataCCACCCTttagtcatttcatctctcctgtcttccatcgtATTGCAGACCTTCCCGTTTGTtatttcaggtccaatcatttcagCATAACATTGGATGCAGTGACATAtttgtaaatctcaataagtcctcaatcaaactggtaactttgctccagtctgatgtataatttctctctttatttaccttcctcacagttaacttgctgacgattgggatcctgactcagaggaagtgcggtctctccaaatgtgtcactcgctacctattggccatgtcagcggcggatctattggtcattatcctggacctgatattgagacacattcccattgtttattggaaacagtttcagttcctgcggtccatccccgtgtgtaatatccacgccgtcctgctttacacagccacagactgttctgtctggttcaccgtcactttcacctttgatcgatttgtagctatttgttgccagaagctgaaatgtaaatattgcagcgagaaaacggctgctgtggctctgggaacagtgactgtgctgagctgtttaaagaacaccttctggtattttatgttatcaGATTGGTATTGGCTGGGGAACCTCCCCTGGTTTTGTTCTGTAACAGGGGATGTTCAGATGTCTCGTGTCTGGGTATCAATCGAATtcctccatcacattctaaccccggggctcccatttgtggtgattctgctgctcaatgctctcaccgtcagacacatcttTGTGAGCAGCAgagcacgcaggagactccgggctcacagcactgGGGAGACTCGCCGAGACGcacagatggagagccgaaggaaatccatcattttactgctagttatctcggccaatttcattcTTTTGTGGGCAGCGTTAATGGTGCTTTCCATATGGACACGGATGTGGAATTTGACGTTGGTGTCTGTGTCTGCACGTCCACCTCGTATTCTGCAGGAATTGGGCtttatgctgcagctcctgagttgctgcacaaacactgcgatttatgccgtgacccagactcagttcagagagcagttgaagaatgtgctgaaatatccctttacccaGTTGTTGAACTAATTCATTGATGAGAGAAACTAAATCACTAAATAACTATTTCCAGCAGCCAGGAGAGGTGTCTTGTCGTTATGTTGACAGAACAGGGAGCAGGGCCTGTCACTGTTCTGACAGTACGATGGGGCGGCCTGTTGCTATGGTGGAAGACAACGGGCGAGGCCTGTCGCTTTGGAGACAGAGCAGggcggtatttattgcccatccctaattgcccttgacaaggtggtggtgagctttcaACGTGACGGCTGCAGTCCCTTTGGTGCAGCTAATATAACAGTGCTGTTCgaagctgcattccatgtggggcaGGTCCAGACACAATATTCTTTTGAATGGCGTTCCAGGGTTTTGacgcaacgacagtgaaggaacggcgatatggttccaagtc
This window of the Heterodontus francisci isolate sHetFra1 unplaced genomic scaffold, sHetFra1.hap1 HAP1_SCAFFOLD_70_2, whole genome shotgun sequence genome carries:
- the LOC137362323 gene encoding probable G-protein coupled receptor 139; the encoded protein is LTIGILTQRKCGLSKCVTRYLLAMSAADLLVIILDLILRHIPIVYWKQFQFLRSIPVCNIHAVLLYTATDCSVWFTVTFTFDRFVAICCQKLKCKYCSEKTAAVALGTVTVLSCLKNTFWYFMLSDWYWLGNLPWFCSVTGDVQMSRVWVSIEFLHHILTPGLPFVVILLLNALTVRHIFVSSRARRRLRAHSTGETRRDAQMESRRKSIILLLVISANFILLWAALMVLSIWTRMWNLTLVSVSARPPRILQELGFMLQLLSCCTNTAIYAVTQTQFREQLKNVLKYPFTQLLN